A portion of the Salminus brasiliensis chromosome 9, fSalBra1.hap2, whole genome shotgun sequence genome contains these proteins:
- the LOC140562670 gene encoding uncharacterized protein, which produces MEGIPVVDFCRFGLGADTEASEQELLELCEEVRAAFTGVGFVYLKNTGIEDHEVQQVMSISKRFCLLPEEKKEPYRRGGYTCNANHGWVSSETERLNPRRPGDLKEAFNVTSLRTDLEWPRDGVDGFRDIQVSFFLRCKELALCVLRVMALSLGLDSDTFLEAHRFIGGEGNDSTLRSLYYPPVKSEHVKEGQLRCGEHSDYGSITLVFQSQEGGLQVLSRTGEYISAPSIPGTVLVNIADLMQRWTCDVLVSAVHRVLLPPGGDLSTRQSLAFFVQPDDDAIITCCDGSDKYPPVRSKDYLLSRFQDSYGRK; this is translated from the exons ATGGAAGGCATACCTGTCGTGGACTTCTGCAGGTTCGGGCTCGGCGCCGACACCGAGGCCTCCGagcaggagctgctggagctgtgTGAAGAAGTGAGAGCTGCGTTCACTGGGGTGGGCTTCGTTTACCTGAAGAACACTGGAATAGAGGACCATGAG GTGCAGCAGGTGATGTCCATTTCTAAGAGGTTCTGCCTACTtccagaggagaagaaagaaccCTACAGACGAGGAGGCTACACCTGCAATGCAAACCATGGCTGGGTCTCCTCAGAGACGGAAAG ATTGAATCCTCGCCGGCCGGGAGACCTGAAGGAAGCCTTTAACGTGACTTCTCTGCGCACAGACCTC GAATGGCCCAGAGATGGTGTTGACGGCTTTCGTGATATCCAAGTGTCCTTCTTCCTGCGCTGTAAGGAGCTCGCTCTTTGTGTGCTCAGGGTGATGGCCCTCAGCCTCGGCCTGGACTCCGATACCTTTCTGGAAGCCCACAGGTTCATTGGAG GTGAGGGGAACGACAGCACCCTGCGTTCTCTTTATTACCCTCCAGTGAAGAGTGAGCACGTGAAGGAGGGTCAGCTCCGCTGTGGCGAGCACTCTGACTATGGCAGCATCACTCTTGTCTTCCAGAGCCAGGAGGGCGGCCTCCAG GTCCTGAGTCGCACAGGGGAGTATATCTCGGCTCCGAGCATTCCTGGAACTGTCCTGGTCAACATCGCAGATCTGATGCAGAGGTGGACCTGCGATGTGCTTGTGTCTGCT gTCCACAGGGTTTTGCTGCCCCCTGGGGGTGACCTGAGCACACGGCAGAGTTTGGCTTTCTTCGTGCAGCCGGACGACGACGCCATCATTACTTGTTGCGATGGATCAGACAAATACCCTCCAGTCAGATCCAAGGATTATCTTCTGTCCAGATTCCAGGATTCTTATGGCAGGAAGTAG